The region ATAGTTGATAATCCCAACTATTTTGAAACTCTTTCAATTTATCTATATTACGCCCCACTACTTTGATTTCCTTACAACCTAACTGGGCGCAACCGACAATTACCGCCCTAGAAGCGCCGCCATTACCCAAAATGATGGGGGTGACATCTGCCCAACTGCGATTTAACGCCTTGAGAGGGGCTATAAAGCCATCAATATCGGTGTTTGTGCCATGCCATCCATCAGGGGTTTGCCATACGGTATTCACTGCACCGATGAGTTTGGCGGTATTGGTAATATGACTTAAAAAGGGCATCACGGCTTGTTTGTGGGGAATTGTCACGTTAAATCCTTTTATATCCACTGCCCGAAAGCCATCAAGGGCGGTTTTTATATCATCTTCCATGACGGGGAAAGGCACATAGGTATAATCTAGGTTTAAAAGGGCGATCGCCCGATTCTGTATAATAGGCGATAGGGAATGTTCGATAGGATTACCGATAATACCAAGAATTTTTGTTTTACCTGTAATTTTCATAATTAATCTTAGGAAATCGAAAATAGACAATTAACAAACTATAACCTGCAACCAGTCATCAGCAAAACCACTATTATTCCAAACCGAGATTAAATAGATAACTTTTCACACTGAGAGTAATCAATATTTAAAACATTATAATTACCAAATATTTTTAAAGTTTTAGTAAGAGATGATAAATCAGACAAAGCTATATTGAGTTCTTTTTTAGAGTCTTTTTTCTGCAAATCAATAAAAAACAGATATTCTCCTAAAGACCGCTTAGTAGGTCTAGATTCTATTCTAGTTAAATTAATATGATTTTCAGCAAAAATTTGTAAAGGTTTTACTAATACTCCAGGTTTATTTTTTTCAAAAGAAAAACCAAGAGACACATAGTCGCCATCTTCCCGTTTATCCTTACTTACCACCCA is a window of Cyanobacterium stanieri LEGE 03274 DNA encoding:
- a CDS encoding shikimate dehydrogenase, which translates into the protein MKITGKTKILGIIGNPIEHSLSPIIQNRAIALLNLDYTYVPFPVMEDDIKTALDGFRAVDIKGFNVTIPHKQAVMPFLSHITNTAKLIGAVNTVWQTPDGWHGTNTDIDGFIAPLKALNRSWADVTPIILGNGGASRAVIVGCAQLGCKEIKVVGRNIDKLKEFQNSWDYQLLQAKVTIHPWDELTEILPQSDLIVNTTPLGMSPHTDKSPLNNQQISLLKPGAIVYDLIYTPRPTLLLQQAQKQGATIIDGTEMLVQQGAVGFEIWTGKKAPVDVMRDALLDFLPQN